In Rhodococcus sp. OK302, one genomic interval encodes:
- the purL gene encoding phosphoribosylformylglycinamidine synthase subunit PurL, producing MSAHQVDTVTHASADPDAAQPFKELGLKDDEYARIKEILGRRPTDAELAMYSIMWSEHCSYKSSKVHLGYFGETTTDEMRANMLAGIGENAGVVDIGDGWAVTFKVESHNHPSYVEPYQGAATGVGGIVRDIMAMGARPIAVMDQLRFGAADAPDTRRVVDGVVRGVGGYGNSLGLPNIGGETVFDESYAGNPLVNALAAGVMRVEDMHLAFASGAGNKIILFGARTGLDGIGGVSVLASATFDDDGGGRKKLPAVQVGDPFTEKVLIECCLDLYKAGLVVGIQDLGGAGLSCATSELAAAGDGGMHINLERVPMRATGMTPAEVLSSESQERMCAVVTPENVDAFMEVCKKWDVLATDIGEVTDGEHLTISWHGETVVDVPPRTVAHDGPVYHRPVERPSTQDALIANTTAGLKRPETSEELEATLMKMIASPALCSRKWITEQYDRYVRGNTVLAENADGGVIRIDEKTGRGIALSTDASGRYTALDPYTGAQLALAEAFRNVAVTGATPKAVSNCLNFGSPEDPGVMWQFQQAVRGLADGCATLGIPVTGGNVSFYNQTGSTAILPTPVVAVLGVIDDVHRRIPTGLGLEPGETLILLGDTHDELDGSIWSQVEHGHLGGVPPKVDLAREQLLADILLSSSRDGLVTAAHDLSEGGLAQAVVEAALAGETGCRILLPEGADPFVALFSESSGRVLVAVPRTEETRFTGMCTARGLPWTRIGVVDEGSDSVEIQGHFSVTMAKLREAFEGTLPALFG from the coding sequence GTGTCTGCTCATCAGGTCGATACCGTCACGCACGCATCGGCTGATCCCGATGCCGCTCAGCCGTTCAAGGAGCTTGGGCTCAAGGACGATGAATACGCCCGCATCAAGGAGATCCTGGGTCGCCGTCCCACGGACGCCGAACTGGCGATGTACTCGATCATGTGGAGCGAGCACTGCTCCTACAAGTCTTCCAAGGTGCACCTCGGATACTTCGGCGAAACCACCACCGATGAGATGCGCGCCAACATGCTCGCCGGTATCGGCGAGAACGCCGGCGTCGTAGACATCGGCGACGGCTGGGCCGTCACATTCAAGGTCGAGAGCCACAACCACCCGTCGTACGTCGAGCCCTACCAGGGCGCGGCTACCGGAGTCGGCGGCATCGTCCGCGACATCATGGCTATGGGTGCTCGTCCCATCGCGGTCATGGATCAGCTGCGTTTCGGTGCTGCTGACGCCCCCGACACCCGTCGCGTCGTCGACGGTGTCGTGCGCGGCGTCGGTGGATACGGAAACTCCCTCGGCCTGCCCAACATCGGCGGCGAGACCGTTTTCGACGAGTCGTACGCCGGTAACCCACTGGTCAATGCACTTGCTGCAGGCGTCATGCGCGTCGAAGACATGCACCTGGCCTTCGCTTCCGGCGCCGGCAACAAGATCATCCTGTTCGGCGCTCGCACCGGCCTCGACGGCATCGGTGGCGTTTCGGTTCTCGCATCGGCGACGTTCGACGACGACGGTGGCGGACGCAAGAAGCTTCCCGCGGTTCAGGTGGGCGACCCCTTCACCGAGAAGGTGCTCATCGAGTGCTGCCTCGACCTCTACAAGGCCGGCCTCGTTGTCGGTATCCAGGACCTCGGCGGCGCCGGACTGTCCTGCGCCACTTCCGAGCTGGCAGCAGCCGGCGACGGCGGCATGCACATCAACCTCGAACGCGTTCCGATGCGCGCCACCGGCATGACCCCCGCCGAGGTGCTCTCCAGCGAATCGCAGGAGCGCATGTGCGCCGTGGTCACCCCCGAGAACGTCGACGCGTTCATGGAGGTCTGCAAGAAGTGGGACGTCCTGGCCACCGACATCGGCGAGGTCACCGACGGTGAGCACCTCACCATCTCCTGGCACGGCGAGACCGTCGTCGACGTACCGCCGCGCACCGTTGCTCACGACGGACCGGTCTACCACCGTCCCGTCGAGCGTCCGTCCACCCAGGACGCGCTGATCGCGAACACCACGGCCGGACTGAAGCGTCCGGAGACGAGCGAAGAGCTCGAAGCGACGCTCATGAAGATGATTGCTTCACCGGCGCTGTGCAGCCGTAAGTGGATCACCGAGCAGTACGACCGCTACGTTCGCGGCAACACCGTTCTGGCCGAGAACGCCGACGGCGGAGTTATCCGCATCGACGAGAAGACGGGCCGCGGTATCGCGCTGTCCACCGACGCTTCGGGCCGCTACACCGCGCTCGATCCGTACACGGGTGCGCAGCTCGCTCTCGCCGAGGCTTTCCGAAACGTGGCAGTCACGGGTGCGACACCCAAGGCCGTCAGTAACTGCCTCAACTTCGGTTCCCCCGAGGATCCGGGCGTCATGTGGCAGTTCCAGCAGGCTGTTCGCGGCCTGGCCGACGGTTGCGCCACACTCGGTATCCCCGTCACCGGCGGCAACGTCAGCTTCTACAACCAGACCGGCTCCACGGCAATTCTGCCCACTCCGGTGGTTGCAGTGCTCGGCGTGATCGACGACGTTCATCGCCGTATCCCGACGGGCCTCGGACTCGAGCCCGGCGAGACGCTGATCCTGCTCGGTGATACCCACGACGAGCTGGACGGTTCCATCTGGTCGCAGGTCGAGCACGGCCACCTCGGTGGCGTGCCGCCCAAGGTCGATCTGGCTCGTGAGCAGTTGCTCGCAGATATCCTGCTGTCGTCGTCGCGTGACGGCCTCGTCACCGCAGCCCACGACCTGTCCGAAGGTGGATTGGCTCAGGCTGTTGTCGAAGCTGCACTGGCCGGCGAAACCGGTTGCCGCATCCTGCTTCCCGAGGGCGCAGATCCGTTTGTCGCACTGTTCTCGGAGTCTTCGGGACGCGTCCTCGTGGCTGTTCCGCGGACCGAAGAAACCCGCTTCACCGGTATGTGCACCGCTCGAGGTTTGCCGTGGACTCGCATCGGCGTTGTCGACGAGGGTAGCGACTCCGTCGAGATCCAGGGTCACTTCTCGGTCACGATGGCCAAGCTCCGTGAGGCCTTCGAAGGAACGTTGCCCGCACTGTTCGGGTGA
- a CDS encoding alpha/beta hydrolase translates to MVDSGELISADSQPQEHHLRLAVPASLERFDNRFTEWAWGLLKLDFTGIAFAAFFFCWSLTPSLLPRDWLFQGLIGGINSAIGYGVGTAVGWAVERYLLRGRRWWPLPEPVPTAIKVFVPAASIVAAIIMLVYSAGWQREIAALTGAESTTTSGYIRTLGLSVLIGGLLISIWRVLHDLVKLIARVLMRRFRWSRSVANGVGIVVVTVLFFMLVDGVLVRGIYAATNSIFSLQNSTTRDGVVEPQDPMKSGSPESVAPWDTLGFEGRNFVSRGLDATELTAATGVPAMDPIRVYAGLESAEDPNERMDLVIKELERTGAFQRKVLVVIPTTGTGWVNPTAAQAIELVGNGDTALVASQYSYLPSWISFLADQEKAQAAGRLLIERVHERWLQEPEATRPKFMVYGESLGVLAGAGAFDTLQAARDTADGILWVGPPNATPLWRSIVERRDPGSTEVAPVYADGLAGVRFADRPEDIPTAGMSWPDPRVLFIQHPSDPVVWWSPDLMFNRPQWLTEIPGFDRSPSMKWFPIVTFWQVSADLGNAAGVPDGHGHNYGTSVLDGWISVAQPEGWTAADTERVRDALVIAVKSEGPEK, encoded by the coding sequence ATGGTCGATTCCGGAGAACTGATTTCCGCTGACAGCCAGCCGCAGGAACATCACCTGCGGCTGGCTGTTCCGGCATCTCTGGAGAGGTTCGACAATCGCTTCACCGAGTGGGCCTGGGGCCTACTCAAACTCGATTTCACCGGCATCGCCTTCGCCGCCTTCTTTTTCTGCTGGTCGCTGACTCCGTCTCTCCTGCCACGCGATTGGTTGTTCCAAGGCCTGATCGGTGGCATCAACTCGGCAATCGGTTACGGCGTCGGAACTGCCGTGGGCTGGGCCGTGGAGCGGTATCTGCTTCGCGGCCGACGGTGGTGGCCGCTGCCCGAACCCGTCCCCACCGCCATCAAGGTGTTTGTTCCGGCCGCATCGATCGTGGCGGCGATCATCATGCTCGTGTACTCGGCCGGCTGGCAGCGGGAGATCGCCGCACTGACCGGTGCCGAATCTACGACTACCAGCGGCTACATCCGAACTCTCGGGTTGAGCGTGCTCATCGGTGGCCTGCTCATCTCGATCTGGCGCGTGCTGCACGATCTGGTGAAACTGATTGCCCGCGTACTCATGCGACGGTTCCGCTGGTCCCGCTCGGTGGCCAACGGGGTCGGCATCGTGGTCGTGACAGTGCTCTTTTTCATGCTTGTCGACGGCGTCCTCGTCCGCGGAATCTACGCCGCCACCAACTCGATCTTCAGTCTGCAGAACTCCACCACCAGGGACGGCGTCGTAGAGCCGCAGGACCCGATGAAATCCGGCAGTCCCGAATCTGTCGCTCCTTGGGACACATTGGGGTTCGAGGGACGTAATTTCGTTTCGCGGGGACTCGACGCCACGGAACTGACAGCCGCGACGGGTGTACCGGCAATGGATCCCATCCGTGTGTACGCGGGGCTGGAAAGTGCCGAGGATCCGAACGAACGTATGGATCTGGTGATCAAGGAACTCGAGCGGACCGGCGCTTTTCAGCGCAAGGTTCTGGTCGTCATTCCGACGACCGGCACCGGGTGGGTCAATCCCACAGCGGCACAGGCGATCGAGCTTGTCGGCAACGGTGACACAGCACTTGTCGCCAGCCAGTATTCGTATCTGCCGAGCTGGATCTCATTTCTCGCGGATCAGGAAAAGGCACAAGCTGCCGGACGACTACTGATCGAGCGAGTTCACGAAAGATGGCTCCAGGAACCGGAAGCCACCAGGCCCAAGTTTATGGTCTACGGCGAAAGCCTCGGCGTACTGGCCGGTGCCGGCGCGTTCGATACGTTGCAAGCAGCACGCGATACCGCCGACGGAATCCTGTGGGTGGGTCCACCCAACGCGACACCGTTGTGGCGCTCGATAGTGGAGCGACGCGACCCTGGTAGTACCGAAGTTGCCCCCGTCTACGCCGACGGTCTGGCTGGAGTTCGGTTCGCGGATCGTCCCGAGGACATTCCGACTGCCGGCATGTCGTGGCCGGACCCTCGCGTGCTGTTCATCCAACACCCCTCCGATCCCGTTGTGTGGTGGTCACCCGATCTGATGTTCAACAGGCCACAATGGCTCACGGAGATACCGGGATTCGACCGATCGCCGTCGATGAAGTGGTTCCCGATCGTCACGTTCTGGCAAGTGTCCGCCGATCTCGGTAATGCTGCCGGAGTGCCCGACGGTCATGGTCACAACTACGGAACCTCCGTACTCGACGGCTGGATCAGTGTCGCTCAACCCGAAGGATGGACAGCCGCCGATACCGAGCGTGTGCGCGATGCGTTGGTGATCGCCGTGAAGTCGGAAGGTCCCGAGAAGTGA
- a CDS encoding CPBP family intramembrane glutamic endopeptidase, which produces MKPLLLSAAAIAWSNVVLPAFGLSPRARAVVNTAVGLSAIGILLARGYTREELGLAHTGIRGGAQFGASAGGAVVAGYSVALAVPQLRATLAADERADGREDFLEWIILHIPFGTVLSEELLFRSAMSAVWNRELSLPAAQAIHAFTFGMWHIAPARSAGDNVPAAVAFTGASALLFEWLHRRGGSVLAPALLHLATNAGGALAVRIATARHSGVNR; this is translated from the coding sequence GTGAAGCCGTTACTGCTCTCCGCCGCAGCAATTGCGTGGAGCAACGTGGTGCTGCCGGCGTTCGGTTTGTCGCCAAGGGCGAGGGCAGTAGTCAATACTGCCGTGGGGTTGTCGGCTATCGGAATTCTGCTTGCGCGCGGCTACACCCGCGAAGAGCTGGGACTGGCTCACACCGGTATTCGCGGTGGTGCGCAGTTCGGCGCCAGTGCCGGTGGAGCAGTTGTCGCCGGTTACTCTGTGGCGCTTGCAGTTCCGCAGTTGCGGGCAACGCTGGCAGCCGACGAGCGCGCCGACGGTCGTGAGGACTTCCTCGAATGGATCATTCTGCACATCCCGTTCGGCACCGTGCTCTCCGAAGAACTGTTGTTCCGCAGCGCGATGTCCGCAGTGTGGAACCGTGAACTCAGTCTCCCGGCCGCACAGGCGATTCATGCGTTCACCTTCGGAATGTGGCACATTGCGCCGGCCCGCAGCGCCGGCGACAACGTCCCCGCTGCAGTTGCATTCACGGGGGCGTCGGCACTGCTGTTCGAGTGGCTGCACCGTCGAGGTGGAAGTGTTCTCGCCCCAGCGCTGCTGCATTTGGCAACCAACGCCGGTGGGGCACTTGCCGTTCGAATTGCAACAGCCAGGCATTCAGGAGTGAATCGATGA
- a CDS encoding sterol carrier family protein, producing MTPRRKVAPAELRAALLAVGPWLKDPELPKPSRAELGAAVKMSARTLEQIVPGSSVEVRVPPFVAVQCIEGPRHTRGTPPNVVETDVRTWLLMVTGLLEFHDASADGRVDASGSRASEIAHWLPLLRLTP from the coding sequence ATGACACCGCGTCGCAAAGTCGCCCCCGCTGAACTGAGGGCCGCGCTTCTTGCCGTCGGCCCCTGGCTGAAAGATCCTGAACTGCCGAAGCCGTCGCGAGCAGAACTCGGGGCTGCGGTGAAGATGAGTGCGCGCACCCTCGAGCAGATCGTGCCGGGATCAAGCGTCGAGGTGCGGGTTCCGCCGTTTGTGGCCGTGCAGTGCATCGAAGGTCCACGGCACACGCGAGGAACCCCGCCCAACGTCGTCGAAACCGATGTGCGCACGTGGTTGTTGATGGTGACGGGACTTCTCGAATTTCACGACGCTTCCGCCGACGGCCGCGTCGACGCCTCCGGAAGCCGAGCCTCGGAGATCGCGCATTGGCTTCCGTTGCTCAGGTTGACCCCGTAA
- the purF gene encoding amidophosphoribosyltransferase: MTRADLSVNSPNLLATSPSDEDENEPREECGVFGVWAPGEDVAKLTYYGLYALQHRGQEAAGIAVADGSQVLVFKDLGLVSQVFDEQTLAAMPGHVAIGHCRYSTTGSTTWENAQPIFRTTVAGTGIALGHNGNLVNTAELASRTRAAGLVNDKRPNAATSDSDLIGGLLAHAAADRTIEQAAMELLPTLKGAFCLTFMDENTLYAARDPHGVRPLCLGRLDRGWVVASETAALDIVGASFVRDIEPGELLAIDADGVRSSRFSNPTPKGCVFEYVYLARPDSVIGGRSVHSTRVEIGRLLATEHPAEGDLVIPVPESGTPAAVGYAQGSGIPYGQGLMKNAYVGRTFIQPSQTIRQLGIRLKLNPLKEVIRGKRLVVVDDSIVRGNTQRALIRMLREAGALEIHVRIASPPVKWPCFYGIDFASPAELIANGAGGQTSTFEEMLEGVRRSIGADTLGYISTEGMIAATEQPETRLCTACFTGSYPIELPHESAIGKNVLEGMLESAAGSTATRENDNASALSRP; encoded by the coding sequence GTGACTCGTGCCGATCTTTCGGTCAACAGTCCAAATCTCCTCGCTACGAGCCCGTCCGATGAGGACGAGAACGAGCCCCGCGAAGAATGCGGTGTATTCGGCGTTTGGGCGCCGGGAGAGGATGTGGCGAAGCTCACGTATTACGGTCTGTACGCACTGCAGCACCGTGGTCAGGAAGCTGCCGGCATTGCGGTAGCCGATGGCTCCCAGGTGCTGGTATTCAAGGATCTCGGCCTGGTAAGTCAGGTATTCGATGAGCAGACGCTGGCAGCAATGCCGGGACACGTCGCCATCGGGCATTGTCGTTACTCCACCACCGGGTCCACGACGTGGGAAAACGCGCAGCCGATTTTCCGCACCACGGTTGCGGGCACGGGCATTGCGCTCGGACACAACGGCAACCTCGTCAACACAGCGGAGCTCGCGAGCCGTACCCGCGCGGCCGGCCTGGTCAACGACAAGCGTCCCAACGCGGCGACGTCGGACTCCGACCTCATCGGTGGACTGCTGGCGCACGCTGCCGCAGACCGCACCATCGAGCAGGCTGCGATGGAGTTGCTCCCCACGTTGAAGGGCGCGTTCTGCCTCACCTTCATGGACGAGAACACCCTGTACGCAGCGCGTGATCCGCACGGTGTCCGCCCGCTCTGCCTCGGTCGACTCGATCGCGGCTGGGTCGTCGCCAGCGAAACCGCAGCTCTCGACATTGTCGGCGCGTCCTTCGTTCGTGACATCGAGCCCGGTGAACTGCTCGCGATCGATGCCGATGGTGTCCGTTCCTCGCGCTTCTCCAATCCCACGCCCAAGGGTTGTGTATTCGAGTACGTCTACCTGGCCCGCCCCGACAGCGTTATCGGTGGACGTTCCGTTCACTCGACTCGCGTCGAGATCGGCCGTCTGCTCGCCACGGAACATCCCGCCGAGGGCGACCTGGTGATTCCCGTTCCCGAGTCGGGCACCCCGGCTGCTGTCGGTTATGCCCAAGGATCCGGCATTCCTTACGGCCAGGGTCTGATGAAGAACGCCTACGTCGGCCGTACCTTCATTCAGCCGTCGCAGACCATTCGTCAGCTCGGCATCCGACTCAAGCTCAACCCACTGAAGGAAGTTATTCGCGGGAAACGTCTTGTGGTGGTAGATGATTCGATCGTCCGCGGTAACACGCAGCGTGCTCTCATTCGGATGCTTCGGGAAGCCGGTGCACTCGAGATTCACGTCCGCATCGCGTCGCCGCCGGTCAAGTGGCCCTGCTTCTACGGCATCGACTTCGCCTCGCCGGCAGAGTTGATCGCAAACGGAGCGGGCGGGCAGACCAGCACGTTCGAGGAAATGCTCGAAGGCGTTCGTCGTTCGATCGGCGCGGACACCCTCGGATACATCTCCACCGAGGGCATGATCGCCGCCACCGAGCAGCCCGAGACACGACTGTGCACGGCGTGTTTCACAGGCTCGTACCCCATCGAGCTTCCACACGAATCCGCGATCGGCAAGAACGTCCTCGAAGGAATGCTCGAGAGCGCAGCGGGCTCGACCGCAACTCGTGAAAACGACAATGCGAGCGCACTCAGCCGTCCCTGA
- a CDS encoding AIM24 family protein, protein MDGHRVLVADLMGDTIKAISGSMVAYEGAVTFKNAGMGGGGGLRAALKQKAAGESLSLMEVSGQGTVYFAVDAQDITIIELSNDALHVESSQLLALAGQLRTDVKFAGLRGAGSGQGLFTTVVSGSGMVALLSKGGPIIALEVSPQYPLVADPDAFVAHRGQLNQSFVTDVTWRSAIGGGSGEAFSLRFDGSGVVYIQPEER, encoded by the coding sequence ATGGATGGGCATCGGGTCTTGGTCGCAGACCTGATGGGGGACACCATCAAAGCGATCAGCGGATCAATGGTGGCGTACGAGGGTGCAGTCACCTTCAAGAATGCCGGCATGGGCGGAGGTGGCGGGCTCCGAGCCGCGCTGAAGCAGAAGGCTGCCGGTGAATCGCTGTCTCTGATGGAAGTCAGTGGACAGGGCACCGTGTACTTCGCCGTCGATGCCCAGGACATCACGATCATCGAACTCAGCAACGACGCCTTGCACGTCGAATCGTCGCAACTGCTCGCTCTTGCGGGCCAATTGCGCACCGACGTGAAATTTGCCGGCTTGCGCGGCGCAGGCTCGGGACAGGGACTCTTCACGACGGTAGTCAGCGGCAGTGGGATGGTCGCGCTGCTGTCGAAGGGCGGACCGATTATCGCCCTCGAAGTGAGCCCGCAGTATCCGCTCGTCGCCGATCCCGACGCTTTTGTCGCTCATCGTGGCCAGCTGAATCAGAGCTTCGTCACCGACGTCACGTGGCGGTCCGCGATCGGCGGTGGCAGCGGTGAAGCGTTCTCGCTGCGCTTCGACGGATCCGGTGTTGTGTACATCCAGCCTGAGGAGCGCTGA
- a CDS encoding AIM24 family protein, giving the protein MPLDQVNSKVVKSTLSPGQNVLARTGSMLYYTGDVRFIPHSMGGGPGAMPNVGGMAGMAGRMMSGERAHMMAAEGQGEVFYGHAGLYVDVIHLDGSSMLTVEADRLLAHDAYLQSSVVALSSQGGARGVVRGAMTGQGLFTTQLHGQGSVAVLSHGGAIALQVGPSNPQVVVDPQAYVCHTGQINVDISANVGWREAVGKGSGESIQLKMTGTGTVWVQASEKKF; this is encoded by the coding sequence ATGCCTTTGGACCAAGTGAACAGCAAGGTCGTGAAGTCGACGCTCAGTCCCGGACAGAACGTGCTGGCCCGAACCGGATCGATGCTCTACTACACCGGCGACGTCCGATTCATCCCGCACAGCATGGGTGGTGGCCCTGGTGCGATGCCCAACGTGGGTGGCATGGCGGGAATGGCCGGACGGATGATGTCCGGGGAACGCGCACACATGATGGCCGCAGAGGGGCAGGGTGAGGTCTTCTACGGACATGCCGGCCTGTACGTCGACGTCATCCACCTCGACGGTTCCTCGATGCTCACGGTCGAAGCCGATCGCCTCCTTGCACATGACGCCTACCTGCAAAGCTCCGTCGTGGCGCTGAGTTCACAAGGTGGGGCGCGAGGTGTCGTCCGAGGAGCGATGACGGGTCAAGGTCTGTTCACGACTCAACTTCACGGTCAAGGAAGCGTCGCGGTGCTTTCACACGGTGGAGCGATTGCGTTGCAGGTCGGCCCCAGCAACCCTCAGGTTGTGGTGGATCCACAGGCATACGTGTGCCACACCGGGCAGATCAATGTCGACATCTCGGCAAACGTCGGCTGGCGTGAAGCCGTCGGCAAGGGCTCGGGGGAGTCCATTCAGTTGAAGATGACCGGCACGGGCACGGTCTGGGTCCAGGCGTCCGAGAAGAAGTTCTGA
- a CDS encoding AIM24 family protein, with product MGIEIHNPATLPANDNVPGNDYAFCVELAGQPWFTSKGAMIAYYGNINFEPLGRTSMAAIVAARFSSPLYADDWVLAQGQGKLILGDRGFNINSYDLDDGNLTIRAANLLAFETGLELKQSIVPGFLTLLGTGKFLASSNGPVMFAEPPLRIDPQALVGWADCPSPSHHFDADWMQSFLGSVRGTMFGANTGEEKQFDFTGSGTVLIQSSEKVVNDGHLLKHIQSETVALGQNSLRALHSSIGAQLQN from the coding sequence ATGGGTATCGAAATTCACAATCCAGCGACTCTGCCTGCCAACGACAACGTCCCGGGCAACGATTACGCCTTCTGTGTCGAGCTGGCCGGGCAGCCGTGGTTCACGTCCAAAGGCGCGATGATCGCGTACTACGGGAACATCAATTTCGAGCCGCTGGGACGCACCAGCATGGCCGCGATCGTCGCCGCCAGATTCTCTTCGCCGCTCTACGCCGACGACTGGGTGCTTGCTCAGGGGCAGGGAAAATTGATCCTCGGGGACCGCGGATTCAACATCAATTCCTACGACCTCGACGACGGAAATCTCACGATCCGCGCGGCGAATCTTCTTGCGTTCGAAACTGGCCTCGAACTCAAACAATCCATCGTGCCAGGCTTTTTGACGCTGTTGGGCACCGGAAAGTTCCTTGCGTCGTCCAATGGACCGGTCATGTTCGCGGAGCCGCCGCTACGTATCGATCCGCAAGCGCTCGTCGGTTGGGCCGACTGTCCGTCGCCGTCCCACCACTTCGATGCGGACTGGATGCAGAGCTTCCTGGGCTCGGTCCGAGGGACCATGTTCGGTGCCAATACCGGTGAAGAGAAGCAGTTCGATTTCACCGGTTCCGGGACGGTGCTGATTCAGTCGAGTGAGAAGGTCGTCAACGACGGGCACCTCCTCAAACACATCCAATCGGAGACTGTCGCGCTCGGGCAGAACAGTCTGCGAGCACTGCATTCCTCGATCGGTGCGCAGCTCCAGAACTGA
- the purM gene encoding phosphoribosylformylglycinamidine cyclo-ligase: MTEDSHRTAGASYAAAGVDIAAGDRAVELFAPMAKKASRPEVMGGLGGFAGLFSLKGDYKEPLLAASTDGVGTKLAVAQAMDKHDTVGLDLVAMVVDDLVVCGAEPLFLQDYIAVGRVIPERVAEIVGGIAEGCIQAGCALLGGETAEHPGIMADGDYDLSATGVGVVEAEKLLGPDRVRPGDVVIAMGSSGLHSNGYSLARKVLLEIDRMNLNAHVDEFSRTLGEELLEPTKIYAKDCLALAAETDVRTFCHVTGGGLANNLARVMPKGLVAELDRGTWSPAPIFAMIAQRGRVERSEMEQTFNMGVGMVAVVAPEDVDRALAVLTARHIDCWTLGSIKKASDAAAERAFLAGDHPRF, encoded by the coding sequence ATGACCGAGGACAGTCACCGCACAGCAGGCGCCTCCTATGCAGCAGCAGGAGTCGATATCGCCGCCGGAGACCGGGCGGTGGAACTCTTCGCCCCGATGGCCAAGAAGGCCAGCCGCCCCGAGGTCATGGGCGGCCTCGGCGGATTCGCCGGATTGTTCTCGCTCAAGGGTGACTACAAGGAGCCCTTGCTCGCAGCTTCCACCGACGGCGTCGGAACCAAGCTGGCCGTCGCGCAGGCGATGGACAAGCACGACACCGTCGGACTCGACCTCGTCGCCATGGTTGTCGACGACCTCGTCGTGTGTGGTGCCGAGCCGCTGTTCCTTCAGGACTACATCGCAGTCGGACGTGTTATCCCCGAGCGCGTTGCCGAAATCGTCGGCGGCATCGCCGAAGGTTGCATCCAGGCCGGCTGCGCACTTCTCGGTGGCGAGACCGCCGAGCATCCCGGCATCATGGCCGATGGTGACTACGACCTCTCCGCTACCGGCGTTGGCGTCGTAGAAGCAGAGAAGCTGCTCGGACCGGACCGCGTCCGTCCCGGTGACGTTGTCATCGCGATGGGATCGTCGGGACTGCACTCCAACGGTTACTCGCTGGCACGCAAGGTTCTCCTCGAGATCGACCGCATGAACCTGAACGCTCACGTCGACGAGTTCAGTCGCACCCTGGGTGAAGAACTTCTCGAGCCCACCAAGATCTACGCCAAGGATTGCCTCGCGCTCGCAGCCGAGACCGACGTGCGCACCTTCTGCCACGTCACCGGCGGCGGACTCGCGAACAACCTCGCGCGCGTCATGCCCAAGGGCCTTGTTGCAGAGCTCGATCGCGGCACCTGGAGCCCGGCTCCGATCTTCGCGATGATCGCGCAGCGCGGACGCGTCGAGCGCTCCGAGATGGAGCAGACCTTCAACATGGGCGTCGGCATGGTTGCCGTCGTGGCTCCTGAGGACGTCGATCGTGCACTGGCCGTGCTCACCGCACGCCACATCGATTGCTGGACGCTGGGAAGCATCAAGAAGGCTTCGGATGCCGCTGCAGAGCGCGCGTTCCTCGCTGGAGATCACCCGCGCTTCTGA
- a CDS encoding DUF3073 domain-containing protein, whose amino-acid sequence MGRGRAKAKQTKVARELKYSVPTTDFDSLQRELAGGSTNSHRSSVRSDTTSDREGHSREDDYDDWRR is encoded by the coding sequence ATGGGCCGCGGCCGGGCTAAGGCAAAGCAGACCAAGGTTGCACGCGAATTGAAGTACAGCGTACCGACCACGGATTTCGATAGCCTGCAACGAGAGCTCGCAGGTGGATCGACCAACTCGCATCGGAGCAGTGTCCGATCGGACACGACTTCCGATAGGGAAGGGCATTCGCGAGAGGACGACTACGACGACTGGCGGCGTTGA